From the Carya illinoinensis cultivar Pawnee chromosome 4, C.illinoinensisPawnee_v1, whole genome shotgun sequence genome, one window contains:
- the LOC122306628 gene encoding lamin-like protein: protein MEGVKRGTVYGPLTMAVVMMCAVVVMVPGVSATRWTVGANMGWTTNVNYTIWAQDKHFYNGDWLFFVYDRNQMNVLEVNKTDYETCNSDHPLHNWTTGAGRDVIPLNVTRHYYIISGKGFCYGGMKLAIRVENLPPPPTSTPLNEKSSSPSLTSRSKIVLPMVFAIGAVWDAFLRFRY, encoded by the exons ATGGAGGGAGTGAAAAGAGGGACTGTGTATGGGCCACTGACCATGGCGGTGGTGATGATGTGCGCGGTGGTGGTAATGGTACCGGGAGTCTCGGCTACTCGCTGGACTGTGGGAGCGAACATGGGTTGGACCACCAATGTTAACTACACTATTTGGGCTCAGGACAAGCACTTCTACAATGGCGACTGGCTGT TTTTTGTGTATGACAGGAACCAGATGAATGTGCTAGAGGTGAACAAGACGGACTATGAGACATGCAATTCAGATCATCCTCTTCACAATTGGACTACTGGAGCTGGAAGGGATGTGATTCCACTAAATGTGACTCGACATTATTACATCATTAGTGGCAAGGGTTTCTGCTATGGAGGAATGAAGCTAGCTATACGTGTGGAAAACCTGCCACCTCCTCCCACATCTACCCCTTTGAACGAGAAGAGCAGTTCCCCTAGTTTAACTTCCAGAAGCAAGATTGTTTTGCCAATGGTTTTTGCCATTGGAGCAGTATGGGATGCATTTCTCCGGTTCAGGTACTAA
- the LOC122307876 gene encoding lamin-like protein yields the protein MEGLARKGGAFKGIMVVLMIMGWQTCALAILIRVGGVQGWNQNVNYTVWSSHQHIYVGDWLYFIFDKHYYNVLEVNKTSYENCNDQGFINNITRGGRDVFQVKEARPYYFLSSGGYCYHGMKVAVNVEDQAPVPSPAPASAQNENASPTNKPAPLILISITTLSIAFISVGGLLLKP from the exons ATGGAGGGTTTGGCCAGGAAAGGAGGAGCTTTCAAGGGGATAATGGTGGTGTTGATGATAATGGGGTGGCAAACGTGCGCTCTGGCGATTCTAATTCGGGTTGGAGGAGTACAAGGGTGGAATCAGAACGTAAACTACACTGTCTGGTCCAGTCATCAGCATATCTACGTTGGCGATTGGCTCT ATTTCATCTTTGACAAGCATTACTATAATGTTCTGGAGGTGAACAAAACAAGTTATGAGAACTGTAATGACCAAGGTTTCATAAACAACATTACGAGAGGCGGTCGAGACGTGTTCCAAGTGAAAGAAGCAAGGCCGTATTACTTCCTATCCAGCGGAGGCTATTGCTATCATGGAATGAAGGTTGCTGTTAACGTGGAAGATCAAGCCCCAGTGCCGAGTCCAGCGCCTGCTTCTGCTCAAAACGAAAATGCTTCTCCAACGAATAAACCCGCCCCATTGATCCTGATCTCCATCACTACTCTTTCCATTGCTTTTATATCGGTCGGCGGCCTCTTGCTCAAACCATGA
- the LOC122306179 gene encoding pentatricopeptide repeat-containing protein At3g24000, mitochondrial-like: MRVSTTAGSYDFKHHIRASQANPPSLEDFQKICSSVTRWNQISWNAAIAGFSNLGYVEESLKCFFEMRQGVIDVDFFTFTSVLKAVGIISALEEGKQIHALIFKSGHAANLYVQNGLIAMYARCGIIDDSKRVFFSGGKHDVISWNSMLSGCAHHGYGIETVQLFEQMRRTNIKPNSTTFLIVLTACSHAGLWVKGLEYFNLMINDELVEPPKLEHYATILDHFGRAGNLKEAEAIINSMPIDPGPSVYKALLSACRVHGNKEIAPRSAKKLLELCPNDPATYVLLSNVLVTWGYWDDAAEVRKLMHHSRVKSSGCSYSWIRVNKW; the protein is encoded by the exons ATGAGGGTGTCTACAACAGCGGGTTCATATGATTTCAAGCATCATATTCGAGCCTCTCAAGCCAACCCTCCAAG CTTGGAGGACTTTCAGAAGATATGCTCAAGTGTCACAAGATGGAATCAAATCTCCTGGAATGCAGCCATTGCTGGGTTTTCCAATTTAGGATATGTTGAGGAGTCCCTGAAATGCTTCTTTGAAATGAGGCAGGGCGTTATTGATGTGGACTTCTTCACATTTACAAGCGTTCTAAAAGCAGTGGGAATTATTTCGGCTCTTGAAGAGGGGAAGCAGATCCATGCTCTTATTTTCAAAAGTGGGCATGCTGCAAATTTATATGTCCAAAATGGGCTTATTGCCATGTATGCAAGATGTGGCATCATTGATGATTCAAAGAGAGTATTTTTCTCAGGTGGCAAACATGACGTTATCTCCTGGAATTCTATGCTTTCTGGATGTGCTCATCATGGATATGGTATAGAGACTGTTCAATTGTTTGAACAGATGAGAAGAACTAACATCAAACCAAATAGTACCACCTTCCTGATTGTACTCACTGCTTGCAGTCATGCTGGTTTGTGGGTCAAAGGACTTGAGTACTTTAATTTGATGATAAACGATGAATTGGTTGAACCTCCCAAACTGGAACATTATGCTACAATCCTTGATCATTTTGGTCGAGCTGGGAATCTTAAGGAGGCTGAAGCCATTATCAATAGTATGCCAATAGACCCAGGACCATCTGTCTACAAAGCTCTGCTAAGTGCTTGTCGTGTTCATGGAAACAAGGAAATTGCTCCACGTTCTGCAAAGAAGCTCCTGGAGTTATGCCCCAATGATCCTGCAACTTATGTTCTTCTGTCAAATGTGTTGGTTACGTGGGGTTATTGGGATGATGCCGCTGAAGTACGAAAACTCATGCATCACTCGAGAGTAAAATCTTCTGGTTGTA